Below is a genomic region from Candidatus Eisenbacteria bacterium.
CGACGTCCGACATGACACGACGCGTGGTGATTCTCGGTGGTGGCTTCGCGGGACTCCATGCGGCGCGGCGCCTGCAGCGGACCTTGGCGCGTCAGCGGGATACGGAGGTCGCGCTGATCAGCCGCGAGAACTACGTGCTGTTCACCCCCCTGCTCCACGAAGTGGCAGCGGGCGATCTCGACCCGGCGGACATCGTTGTTTCCCTGCGAAGGACGCTGCGACGGGTGCGGCTCATCCAAGCCGAGGTCACCGATATCGATCTGCAGGCGCGGGTGGTGCGGTACACCGTGGGCGCACTGCGCCGCCCCAGCGAACTCAGCTACGACCACCTGCTCGTGGCGCTGGGGTCGCAGACGAACTACTTCGGAATGAAACACCTCGAGGCGGTGGCGTCGACGATGAAGACACTCGCGGACGCCGCGCTGTTACGGAACCGGATGGTCGCGCTCCTGGAGGAGGCGTCGCAGGAGGCGGACGAAGATCGGCGGCGGAGACTGATGACCTTCGTGGTGGCCGGCGGCGGTTTCGCAGGCGTCGAGACGGTCGGTGCGATCCACGACTTCCTGCGCGAGACATTGCGGTACTACCCGGAGCTCGACGAGTCCATGCTGAGGGTGGTGCTGGTGCACCCGGGCAAGATCGTGCTGCCCGAGCTGGGAGAGCAGCTCGGCTACTACGCCCAGGAGAAGCTGCAGCGGCGCGGGGTGGAGCTTCGGCTCGAGACGCAAGTCACCGGCAGCGAGGACGAGATGGTGAAGGTCTCGCGCGGGGACGCGATCGGCACGATGGCGCTGATCTGGACGGCTGGCGTCATGCCGGCCGCGGCACTCGGCCCGCTCGCAGTCGAGAAGGTCAAAGGGCGGATCAAGGTGAACGAGTTTCTCGAAGTGACTGGACACGAAGGCGTGGTGTGGGCCGTGGGCGACTGCGCCGCGGTGCCGGACGGCCGGGGCGGCATCCAT
It encodes:
- a CDS encoding NAD(P)/FAD-dependent oxidoreductase gives rise to the protein MTRRVVILGGGFAGLHAARRLQRTLARQRDTEVALISRENYVLFTPLLHEVAAGDLDPADIVVSLRRTLRRVRLIQAEVTDIDLQARVVRYTVGALRRPSELSYDHLLVALGSQTNYFGMKHLEAVASTMKTLADAALLRNRMVALLEEASQEADEDRRRRLMTFVVAGGGFAGVETVGAIHDFLRETLRYYPELDESMLRVVLVHPGKIVLPELGEQLGYYAQEKLQRRGVELRLETQVTGSEDEMVKVSRGDAIGTMALIWTAGVMPAAALGPLAVEKVKGRIKVNEFLEVTGHEGVVWAVGDCAAVPDGRGGIHPPTAQHGMREALTAAKNIEAVVRGGAQKPFEFSTIGQLASIGHRTGVAQILGMRFSGFFAWWLWRGVYLSKLPETSKMVRVAIQWSLDLLFPRDIEQLVTLRDVERVEELGATLRAMREAAPLDRTDPS